The stretch of DNA ATCTCGGTAGCCCTTCGCCCATATACAAAGGCGCAGAGGTTCCCCTACTGACTTTCAGGCGTACTCACCACAATCCCGTCTAACTCGTCACTCATGAGTATCTGGCAACAGAGGCGGGAGTTGGGTTCGACGTCGTCAGCAAAGTCGAGCATGCTGTCTTCCATGTCGTCTTTGTCTTTGAGCTTTGCAAGCCATTCGTCTTTGACATAGACGTGGCACGTGGCGCAGGCGCAGGCCCCGCCGCAATCGGCGTCAATGCCGGGAATCATATTTTGGACGGCGGCTTCCATGATGGATGTTCCGGGTTTTGCGTCTACATCGCGCGATGTGCCAGCGGCGTCAATGAATGTGATTTTTGGCATGATGGCTCCTTAAATATCGTCAATAACATGTAAGGCGTTGCAAAGATTTTTCAAGCGCTTATCACGGTTCTCATGTCGCATGCGCCTGCCATTTCAAATCAAACGATTACCTTGCCCGATACGGGGGCGAGCTTGGCGCTGGGCGGACGTCTGGCTGCGCATTTAAAGCCGGGGGATGTGGTCGCGCTGCACGGTGATTTGGGCGCGGGTAAAACCACGCTGGTGCGCGGGCTATTACAAGCGCTGTTGGGGGCCGCGGTCGAGGTGCCGTCCCCGA from Fretibacter rubidus encodes:
- a CDS encoding 2Fe-2S iron-sulfur cluster-binding protein — encoded protein: MPKITFIDAAGTSRDVDAKPGTSIMEAAVQNMIPGIDADCGGACACATCHVYVKDEWLAKLKDKDDMEDSMLDFADDVEPNSRLCCQILMSDELDGIVVSTPESQ